From the Methanobacterium sp. CWC-01 genome, the window CTTTATATCTTCCCCAATTTGGGGATACTTCTTCTTAAAGTCAGCGGAGTTTAAAAGTTCCTCACTGGCCATAACTATTTGCTCGGTTTCAGAGAAAGGAGCGTATCCTACTCCGAAAGAGGTGTCATTCGCTGAGGGCATTCCTTTTCGGGCGAAAACATCCACCAGGTCACCGGATCCATGGCCGATCTTGCACTCCACCACGGTACAGGTCTCCACATTCAGGTTGATCAGGGCTTTATTGAGATACTCCTTGGCAGCCCCGATGGCAATACGGTCCACACCAATCTTACGACCATCATATTCTGGAACTCCACGTCCAGTGAGGAGGATATCCATGGGTTTGATGATATCTCCACCTCCGAACTCGGGATAGGATTCTCCGGCGGTAATCTGTACTTCATCGGTGTTGTGGTGCAGAACACCACCAAAATAATCTAAATAAGCATTACAAAGAGCCCGACTAACTGATTCAGCTATTCCATCACTTATGCTGTCGGGATGCCCGATACCCTTCCTTTCCACGATTTCAATTTCCTGTTCCTCGATGGGCTTCTGGATGAGCTTCTCCACTATGATATTACGCATAAATTCAATCCTCCAAACCTAGTTAATGATTAGGTTAAAACCATCTCCATGAGTTATGGTTTCTAAACGCGGTTTAAGACGTTTAAACATAACCCATGAAACTTTTCCTTTATGCCATATGAGTTGGATTATATAAAAAATGATCGATGATATCAGTTGTGCTTAAAATGTATAAAATCACAAGATAAGGATACAATTAGGAATAGATAAAACTCTTTTATAATGGATTTGTAGTTCAATAAAAAAGTTTAACAACATTCAGCTATTAGAAATATAATCCGGAGGATGAAAGGTGCCAAAAAGTATCAAGGATATTTTAATTGAAATGAAGAACATGTCCGAATTAATGGTTGATTTAGCATATTCTGCCCTACTTTTTAACAGTAAAGACGCGGCGGAAGAAGTTAAAAAACTGGAAAATAAAATTAACCGGCTTAACTATGAGATTAAGAAGGAATCTCTCCTGGCGGCAAGAACTGTTGAAGATGCGGAGAAACTGACCGCCCTTCTGGAGGTGGGGGAAGCAACTGAGAACATAGCTGATTCAGCTAAAGACATAGCTGATCTGGTTTTGAAGGGTATAAAGCCGCATCCGGTATTTAAAATGGTCATGGAAGAATCGGATGAAATGATCATCAGAGTTAAAATATGCGAATCATCAGAATTGATTGATAATTCTTTAGGAGAGCTTTTACTTGCCACCAGGACGGGAATGACGGTAATTGCCATCAGGAGAAACGAGTCATGGATTTATGGTCCGGATAAAAATACAATTCTTGATGTGAATGACACCCTAATCGCCAAGGGAAACGAAACTGGTGCAAATATACTTGACAAGCTTGCCAGTGGCGAAATTAAGCTTGAAGATCTTGAATATAATGAAATAGCTGAAATATAATTCATAATACAATTGAGGTCTAATTTTTCATTATTTCTTAAATTCCTCCTTTTTTTAATCTATTTTCTACACCAATCTATCCTCAAAAATTGAGATCGTGAACTTTCTAAATAAATGATAAAACATTAGAGAAATACTCAAATTCGCTAGGTATATTAGTAATATTCCCAAATCTTTATAAGTGGATATGGCATATTACTTATTACCCACTTAAATGGTGATTGAAATGGACGATGTTGATCTGGCTATATTGCGTTCCTTGATTAGAAATTCAAGGATTACCCTTTCTCAGATGTCAAAGGAAATTGACATCCCTGATGCAACTATATCCAATCGCCTTAAAAAATTAGAATCGGAAATAATCAATCGCTACACCATAATCCTGGACTGGCAGAAGATTGGTTTGGAAATTACTTCCATAATAATCATTCAAACCGAGTCTGAAAAGCACGAGTCTGTTAAAGAAATGCTATCCCGACTGGAAGAAGTCTCAGAAGTTTACAGCGTATCCGGGGAATATGATATACTTATTAAGGTATGGGTGAGAAGTATTGAGGAACTGAATAAACTTATAAACACTAAAATCCGTTCTATTGACGGTGTTGAGGATTTAACTGAAATGATTGTAATGGAACGTGTTAAGGAGGATATTCCATCATTTTAGTGGATAAATACGGAAATGTCGAAGATTAAATTTAAAGTTAAGATACTTAATTTATGTAATTTAGTTGGGGTGAACTGCAAATCCGCAGACCCCCTGTTCAGGTGGTTAGGTGAAATGGACAGATCCAGTGAAGAAGATTGGGGACTTAATATTACTTCTATTGAACCTCCTGGCCAGAATTGTTATCGTAGTCTCAAAAAGGTCTCTGAAGGCCCTTTCTATACCCTTTGTTATTTCCGGTAAAGTTGCTCATTTTTTTCGTGATGTTTCCAGAACATTAGGTGAAGGATTCATCGCCCTTTTCATATGCGCCATCGGAGACCTGATTGCAGGTATTCTTTTAAGTCGCATGACCGAAACACTTTCAATCCTTCCGGGGCTACTTATTCTCATTCCTGGAGCAATTGGGATGAGGGGAAATATTTTTGGCGCGTTAGGGTCTCGATTAGGCTCCAATCTGCATATTGGTATCTTATCGCCTGAACTAAAAAAATCAACAATTTTATATCAAAATATTATCTCCGCAATGATTTTAACGTTTATAATGTCAATTTTCCTGGCATTTATGGCTAAAGGGTTTTCTATGGCCTTGGGCTATGAAAGTATTAGCCTGGTGGACTTCACCATTATATCCGTATTGGGAGGAATATTCTCCGGGGCCCTGCTCTTACCAGCCACCATTTTAATCACCATTAAAAGTTACGAAAATGGTTGGGACCCGGATAACGTAACCACTCCATTAATAGCAGCTTCAGGAGACCTTTTTACCCTCCCATCCCTCCTTCTGGCGATACAAATACTATTATGGATTAGAAATGGATTTTTTGACACAATATTATTCCTGGTATTCATAATCATAGGTATAATTGCGTTTATTGTTGGAATCAGAGGTGAAAGTAACCTTAAAAAGATCATAAAACACAGCACACCCACCCTGTTCCTGTCTTCAATCCTGGGCACCACTGCCGGTACCATCCTGAACAGCAGTTTTTCGCTGATCTTAAATAATCCCAGCATTCTGGCTTTGGTGCCGTTATTCTCTGGTGAAAGTGGAGATCTGGTCAGTATTCTGGGGGCCAGATTATCTTCCAGATTACATATTGGGTCAATTAAAGCTTCCCTCAGGCCCTCGGAAGAAGCTTTAAGAAATTTTGGGATAATTATAATCCTGGCCTTAATAATCTATCCAACCATAGGTCTTTTAGCCCATTTTGCATCAGTACTCCTCGGAGTTAAATCGGTTGGAATTGAAAACATGGTTTTGATAAGTACCCTGGCTGGTTTGATCCTGACACCCTTCATGTTAATGATTGCCTTTTATCTGAGCATAATAACCTACAAAAAGGGGCTTGATCCTGACAATGTGGTTATACCCTTAACCACCAGCATAACTGACCCTATAGCCAATACATTCCTGGTGATAATGGTAATTTCCATTTTAGGATATACTTTGTAGAAAAAACCAGTAATAAAAGCTACAAATCATAACATGACCGATAGTTTCTTGACCCGTAAAAAGTGATCATAATACTTACCATCGTTAGATTAATTTTAACACTTAGGGACACATATAAAAAAAAGGTAATAATATGGACTATGCTAAAACGGACCCCATGCTGATTGTAAATAAAACAAAGGGTACCAATTTAGGTGGGGCACAAATGGCCGACAGTTTTTTTTCCCGTTTTCGTGGATTGATGCTGAAGAAAAATCTGGAAAGAGGCTTGATTTTGAAGATCCCTGCGGGTAGGGGAAGAAGGGGCTCAGCTATCCACATGTTCTTCATGCGCATACCGTTGGATTTGGTTTTTTTGGATGAAGCCAAAATTGTGGTGGATACAGTAACTCTAAAACCATGGCAGACCTACACTCCAAAGGCCCCTGCCAGATACGTTATCGAGTTTAGAACAGGGGTTTTAAGTAATTCTTCTACTGAAATAGGTGATGAGCTGGACTTTACCTGTGAAATAGCTTGAATAAACTCCTGGAGGAATGTGAGTATGGAAGTAAAAATTGTGGACTACGGTTTTTCAGAAGAATTTGAGAAATATTACATAACTTACCAAGTGAAAGGACTGAATCCCGGGGAGATAGCCCAACTCCAGGTCAAGGTGGAGGATCCCCTGGTGGTGAAATGTGATGAATTGTATCTAACCACCTTTTTCCATGGGGATTACTATCCCTTCCACAGTGCGGATGCCAAGGATAGGATGGAGGACTATATTGCCCGGGAAGAAATCGAAATGACAGCCTATATATTGGATTTACTTGATGAGAGTAGATGAATTCAGATCCTAAATATTAAAAGCCTTCTTCAATTTTTGGAAATTTTGATCTTTGAAATTCTTTACGGAATAACATCGGCTAAAATCTAAAACGAAGAAATGATTTTTAAAAGTTGCTTCGGAGTTTCAACCACATCCACATCCTCTAAAGCATCCAATTTTTTGGTGTTTGAAACATCGATCTCCCTCATGCGAATGAAAATCTTTTTCCCACCGGAAACTGCTCCAAAAGGACACGCAATTTGACATGCACCGCATCCCTGGCACTTTAAGAGGTTAATTTCCACTCCGGGCGTTATGGCGTCCTGAGGACAGGCAGCAGCCGCCTGGCAGGTTGAACAGTGTTGACATAATTCCAGTTCCAGTTTCGAGGGCAGCACAGTTTGCACGTCCCCTGCTTCCAGATCAACAGGCACTATCATGGTTGATATCTTACCCTTACCTGCCTGGGCAATGGCGTTGGTAATGAGGGTATCAGCAATGCCACTGACTACCTTGGCAATGGTGTTGGATGTGGATGGAGAGACCACCAGGAGGTCGTAACGACCCAGGGAGAATCGACCAGCAAGGGGATAACTGAACTTCTGATCCTTCTCCAGGACCAGCTCCTGGTAATAGCCTCCGGTGAGAGATTCAATTCGCCCATAAAGCCCATACATTTTAAGAACTTCTTCACCAGCTGCGGATAGTAGTACGGTTACCTCATGTTCCCTGGAAATTTTTTCTAGTGTTTCAACACTCTCCAGGAGCAGGTGTCCGGCTCCAGTAATGCCCCAGGCTATTTTCATGATTTCTCCGATATTTTAAAATTCTAAGTAACGATAGCCTTCATCTGATTGGAAAGCGTAGTGCACCTGGGTGTACTGGCCCATGAATTCTGTGACTTCATCTTGCACATTTTTACCATCCATCACCACATTTTTTATGTATCCCGCCACTTCGGCCATTTCAGACTCCTTCATTCCTCTGCGAGTAATTTCCTGGGTCCCAATACGAATTCCGGAGGGGTCTTCCGTGCGGTTTACATCGTCCCAGGGAAGTAAATTCTTGTTGAGTATTATGTTATTTTTTTCCAAAGTTTTAGCCAATATGGAAGCGTGGTTGATGTTGGAAACATCCATCACCACTTGATGGGATTTGGTAAACCCTTGATCTTCACATAATACATTAAAACCGAGTTCATACAAGTTTTCTCCCAGTTTCTGGGCATTTTTAATGGTTTGGTCAGCGTAATCTGCTCCAAATTCCAGCATCTCTGCGGTGGCTATGCCAAGGGCAGCGAGATGATGGAGATGGTGGTTACTTACTACTCCAGGGAACACTGCTTCGTCAACTGAATCAGCTATATCATTTTTACAGAGTATAATACCGCCCTGGGGGCCGGGGAAGGTTTTATGAGTGCTTCCTACTAAAAGGTCAGCACCTTCTTTAAGTGGGTCTTGGAATTGACCGCCAGCTATGAGTCCCAGTACATGGGCGCCATCGTACATGACTTTGGCCCCCACCTCATCGGCTGCTTCCCTGGCATCTTCAACTGGATGGGGGAATAGGAATAGGCTACCACCTAACAGGACAATTTTGGGCTTCTCTTCTAAGATCTTCTTCTTCATGGCCTCGGCATCGATGTTCATCTTCAACGGGTCAAAGGGGTGGGGATGTACATCAAGGCACCTTATTCCGGCTGCACTAACCGAAGCATGACTTATATGTCCACCTACTGGAACCTCCAGGGCCATTATGGTATCACCCTGATCTGAAACTGCAAAAAAAGACGCTAAATTGGCAACCACGCCAGATATGGGTTGTACATTGGCATGTTCGGCCTGGAATATTTTCTTGGATAATTCAATGGTCATTTCCTCTATCTGGTCGATGTACTGACAACCCTCGTAGAAACGTTTTCCAGGAAGCCCTTCCGCATAACGGTGGGATAGATCAGATGATAAAGCCTCCCTCACGATTGTACTGGTAATGTTTTCACTGGCAATTAGATTTATACTGTTTTTCATCCATTCATGATGCTTTTTAGTGATTTCTTTTATTTTATAGGCATATTCTTCATTTTTGACCATTTTATTCCTCCGATAAACGTGAAATATTAAATTAAGAGTGAAATTATCTATAAAAATTGGGGTTATAAATACTTTCTAAGGCCCCCCATTTTAGATTCAAATAAAAACTAAAACACTTTCTATTGTTCTTTAAAGAATGTTTTAGTTCTCATTTCCAGAAGGTTTGCTACGATACGCTCTAATTCGCTGGCTGGGATACTTACCATAACTTCATAATCTTTCATCTCCATGTGCCGTCGGGATCCAATGTCTGCAAATCCATACGTTACCTTTCCAGTTAGATAGGGAATAGCGGCCATCGAACTACAAATAGGCCCTGAATCGCCCCCCAAAGAATGTGAACCAGTATCATATGCATTGGCATGTAAGATTTCCATACCCTGCCGGGCATTACATACTATTAACACCACGTCTGGTTCGAATTCGGCGTTAACTAAAGGGGCGAAGATCACTGCCCGGAATATGTCTGCAGGTATGCAGAGGTTGTTTTGCCAGGATCTCTGCACTGCAGGTATATTTTTATAAACTCCGGCAGCCACCAGAAAATTTCCGCTTCTGAGACTGACGGGATAGTTACTCTTATCTCCCAGGCCACTGTATCTTGCTCCGCCCATACACAGCTCATGTTCTAAGTTAGAATAAAAAACCTCCCCATTCATGGCCTTTTCTATTTTACGACAGAACCTGGATTTTTCTTCTTCTAGAGGTATCTTTTTAGGTTCCTTGAAGGACCATTTAATGGCTACTGGTTCTCGCTCCAGTTTTAAAACGTTTTTAAGTTTTTTTCCCAACTTCTGATGTATCATATGCACCCCACCCATCTGATATAGGAATAGTTAGGTGGGGGCTGAACATAAAATTTTGGAATTTTAGAATAAGAAAGTGATTAGAATAAGAAAGTATTGGTATTATTTTTATGGCCGTTTTTTATGGCCGGAATTTAAAATAAATAAAGAAATAAGGGATTAAACCCTTATTTACCTGCGTTTAAGGCAGCTTCAATCTGAGCCATTATCTGGGCGGTTCGGAAGTGTTGCTGATCCATTGCTCCTGATGGGCAGGCAGCTACACAGGTTCCACAACCTTTGCATAGAGCTACGTTCACATGGGCCTGTTCGTCTACACGTTCAAGAGCTCCGAATGGACATAGTTCAATACAGACTTCGCATCCACCACACACGTCAGTGTCGACGGCAGCAATGATGGGTTCGATTTCCACTTCACCTTTAACCATGGGTATGGCTGCTCGGGCTGCAGCACCTGATGCTTGAGCCACTGCGTCTGGAATATCCTTAGGACCTTGTGACACACCGGCTAGATATACACCATCAGTTAGGGTATCGACCGGTCGTAGTTTGGGGTGAGCTTCCATCAGGAAACCGTCAGCGCTTTTGGAAAGCCCGATGGTCTGTCTAAGTTCTTCTGATCCTTCTGGGGGCTGTAGACCCACAGAGAGTACTACCATATCATAGTTGAACTCGGTGACTTTGCCCAGCATGCTGTCCTCTGCCCGTATGGTGAGGGTGTCGTCAGGGTTGACGAGTACTGATGCGGGTCGGCCACGGATGAACTTAATTCCATACTTCTCTTGAGATCTTTGGTAGAATTCCTCGAATCCTTTACCAAAGGCACGGATGTCCATGTAGTAGATGGCCACATCTGTATCTGGGGCTTTGTCCTTGATTAACTGGGCGTTCTTCATGGCGTACATACAGCATACCCGGGAACAGTAAGGTTTGTCGATCTGTGCGTCCCTACTACCTACACACTGGATGAAGGCCACACTCTTGGGTTTTTCGCCATCGGAAGGTTTTAAGACTTTACCCATGGTGGGTCCAGATGCGTTGATAAGTCTTTCCAGTTCCAGACCGGTAATGACGTTATCAGCGTCGGCGTAACTCCATTCTTTCTTCTCGGTGGGGTTGTATGGGTCGTAACCAGTGGCTACTATGATTGTACCTACTTCAATCTCGATTTCTTCAGCCTCTTGCTCGTGGAAGATGGCACCGTTTCCACAGGCTTGGTCACAGAGTTTACAGTCGATACAGTAGTCTTTGTTTATGGTGGCTACCAGAGGCACAGCTTGAGGGAAAGGTAAGAAAGTCGCTTTGACCATACCCATACCTTCGTCGAAGTAGTTAGGCATTTCTATAGGACATACTTCGGTACAACTGCCGCAACCGGTACAAACTTCTTCTCTTACGTATCTTGGCTTTTTCTCAATTACCACTTGGAAGTTACCGATGTAACCGTGAACTTCTTTCACTTCTGCGTAGGATATTAGCTCGATGTTTTCGTGTTTACCGGCGTCCACCATTTTAGGGGCCAGAATACACATGGAACAGTCCAGAGTCGGGAATGTTTTGTCCAGTTGGGCCATTCGTCCACCGATGGTGGGTTGTTTTTCAACTAGATAGGTTTTGAATCCCATATCCGCTAAATCGAGTGCAGATTGAATACCAGCCACACCTCCGCCTATAACCAGCGCTTTGTTGTCCACAGCCACTGTAGAGGATTCAAGAGGCTCTAATAAACGTGCTTTGGCCACGGCCATTCGGACCAAGTCTTTAGCTTTTTCGGTAGCAGCTTCTGGTTCTCCCATATGCACCCAGGAGTCGTGCTCCCTAATGTTAGCAAATTCAAATAAGAATGGATTCAGTCCAGCTTCCCTAACACATCTTCGGAAGGTTGGCTCGTGAAGCCGGGGTGAACATGCAGCAACTACAACTCGATTAATGCCTTTTTCTTTGATATCTTTCTGGATGATGTCCTGTCCAGGATCTGAACACATGTACTTGTATTCTTCGGATAATACCACATTAGGCAGGGTAGCTGCGTACTCCTTGACTTCGTCGATGTCAACTACACCTCCAATGTTGATCCCGCAGTGACACGTGTAGACTCCAATTTTAGGTTCTTCGGTCATTTCTTCCTTTTTTTCTTCTTCTGCCAATTATATCACCTATTCCACGTCTTGTGAAAGTTACATTATTAGTAGTGTTGTGTCTATCACTTTATTAAATAAAGTTTTCTATTCAAAATTTAGAACAAGCTTTATATACTAGAAAATTTGCAGCCTTTCATTCCTGGGAAGGTTTAGAATAAAAAATATTTTCAGTACTCTAAACGATCAAATCAAATACAATTCTTAACTAATAAAAAAAACAATAATTCGGGAATCAATCCGTGATTCCCTCGGTAACGATTTTGAATACAGCCTCTCCTTCTGGTAGGTGAGGACTGTCCACTAACCTTGCGATCCGTTTCCCAGCCAGACCCTTTTTTAACCATATCCGGTAGGTGGCAGCGTGCCCCAGCACGTGACCTCCAATAGCCTTAGTTGGGCTTCCGAAGAATGCATCAGGCCGGGCTTGTACCTGGTTTGTAACAAAAACCGCTGAATTGTAGGTATTGGCAATGTTTTGCAGGGTGTGTAAATGTTGGTTCAATTTTTGCTGTCGGGTGGCCAGTGACTCCCGCCCCACATATTCCGCCCGGAAGTGGGCGGTGAGGGAATCAACAATTACCAGACGTATATTAATTCCACGCTGAATAAGTTCATTAACCTTATCGGCCATCAGTATCTGGTGGCTGGAGTTAAAAGCACGGGCAATATGGATCTTCTGTAGAACTTCTTCCACATCCATATCAAAGCCCTCAGCGATTTGACGAATCCTTTCCGGACGGAAGGTGTTTTCTGTATCTATGAAAACACATTCACCTTCTAAACCCCCTTTTTCTGGGGGAAGCTGAACTGATACTGCTATTTCATGAGATATCTGACTCTTACCCGATCCGAACTCTCCAAAAACTTCAGTGATGGCCTGAGTTTCAATTCCTCCGCCTATAAGTTCATCCAGTCCACTGCTCCCGGTTGTTATTCTCCCAACATCTTTTCTGCGTTCCATAACATCCAGGGCGGTTTCAAAGTCTATTTGTTCAGCCTTACGGGCTGCTTCGATAACTTTTTCAGCCACACCCTCTCCAATCTCAACTTTAACACTAAGTTCTTTAGCGGTGGCGGTGGCTAGTCTCATCATGTCCGCAAAACCAGCATCCCTTAACTTTTGGGCTGTTTTTTCTCCGACATTTGGTAAGTCTTCCAATTCAACCATTTCAATCTCCCTTCCTTCTTTTTGACAATCACAGCTTCAGATTCATATTTTTATTTCAAGAACTTTCTTGGCATTCAGACGCACTTCTTCATTGTATTCGTCGAAACCAGCATCTGCAATAATTTTAATTTGTCTTCCCACTAATTCTACTACTTTTTCTTCCAGAGAACCTTCATCACCTGTTTTATCAATTATCTCCTCAGCTTCTTTGGTGCTTATACCTAACAGATCCTCAGCTGCCTGGCGGAAGAACGTGGTGCGTATGGTGCCGGTATCATCCTCCAGTAAGATGGAAATTATCATCAGGTACTCTGGATTCTCAACTTCCTCGCCACATACTTCACATACGTATGTATCTTCTTCCCAAATAACTCGTTTGTTACAAGTGGGACACATCTCAAATAGGATTTTGTTACCAAAGGCCTCCATGATCTCCCCACTTACTCTAATATTTCGAAGGTCCTCTTCAATTTCATCAATTTTTTTGGAAGGATAAATTTTCTCCTGTATATCTTTTAAAGCGGGGAGGTCAGATTCCTCATCTTTTACACGGGTTACCTGTGTCGTCCTGCCGGCGCTTATCTCTACTACGTCGTTTCTAAGGGTAACACGTGGATTTGCTATTCGCACTGCATCTCCTTCGGAGAATTGTTGATTGGCTTGATCATCCCACAGGGAAGCCCTTATCACTCCGGTGTCATCGGCTATTTCCACGGATCTTACCATGCCTCTGCTACCGTCTTCTCTGGTGAACTCCCGTGGCTCATAAAGGCTTAGAATTCTACCCAATATACGTGCTTCACGATCTCCTTCGGTCAATTCGGTAATCTTTTTATCCTGGTAGAGCATGTCTGCAACTTCTTTAACAGAAGGAAGCTTTTCCATCTCTTCTGGGCTGGGTTTAAGTATTCGAGAAGTTTTACCAACACTAAGTTCCACGTTGTAGTTTCCCAGGCGGGTTCTGGCATTTTCAATCTTCACAGCATCTCCTTCATTCAAGTGGCCCTCTGCTTTGTCTTCCCATAATGACACACGCACCACACCGGTTTCATCAGCCAGTTCTGCGCTGCGGACCACTCCCTTGCTGCCATCATCCCTCTGGAATTCGTTGGGTTCGTACAAGTTCACCACTCGCCCTACCACATCCACTTCGTCGCCTTCATCCTCTATCTGGTTTAATTCCCCAATTTTAAATGGTTTGAGGTATTTACCGCATTCATGGAGCATTTCTTTAAGTTTAGCATCTATTGGTGGATTTATTAGTATTTTACTATTCCAGTTGGTGTTTATGCGATATCCAGCAGTGGAATAATCATCAAATTCGATGTTACCTCCGATGATTTTGATAATATCTCCTTTTTTAATTTCTAGGGCGGTATCTTCATTCCAAAGTGTAACTCTGATGGCCCCAGTGTCATCCTCCAGTTCCAGGGATTTCACTCGACCGGTACTCCCGTCATCCCTCTCGAAGGTAATTTCGTCGTAAACCTTGCTGGCCACTCCTACAATAGTCACGTCTCTCATTTCACGGGCATCCCCTATTTTGAGCACGTTTTCACTATATTCGGGTACATCAAACTCTCCTTTTTCAACACGACCTATCCAGGAATGGTTCAATGAAACTTCTCCATTTCTAACTCGGCTTTGCGCCCCCATTATTTTCACTGCGTCTCCTTCATGAAGATCCAGAGTGTTAATAAGGTCGGTGTCCCGGTTCCATAGGGTGAAGGTCATTTTCCCGCTTTC encodes:
- a CDS encoding OB-fold nucleic acid binding domain-containing protein; translation: MREISEEIRQEYEKIKDKISYEDFLKKMEIRAQDYEGVSFMSELDLARVIVGEYIEEKNEPLIQESKDHKISELEAGQHNLTIVGRVMKMSNIKKFTSRKGKEGRLANIILADDTGSMRMVFWTENIKLLTKNDIREGDVIKLKGVEIKQGYREDEAHLNARSELKKLPSEEFTYLPSPITEITRLCDVQGDMEVNVIARIIRIPRIRTFDRNGSEGKVASLELQDESGKMTFTLWNRDTDLINTLDLHEGDAVKIMGAQSRVRNGEVSLNHSWIGRVEKGEFDVPEYSENVLKIGDAREMRDVTIVGVASKVYDEITFERDDGSTGRVKSLELEDDTGAIRVTLWNEDTALEIKKGDIIKIIGGNIEFDDYSTAGYRINTNWNSKILINPPIDAKLKEMLHECGKYLKPFKIGELNQIEDEGDEVDVVGRVVNLYEPNEFQRDDGSKGVVRSAELADETGVVRVSLWEDKAEGHLNEGDAVKIENARTRLGNYNVELSVGKTSRILKPSPEEMEKLPSVKEVADMLYQDKKITELTEGDREARILGRILSLYEPREFTREDGSRGMVRSVEIADDTGVIRASLWDDQANQQFSEGDAVRIANPRVTLRNDVVEISAGRTTQVTRVKDEESDLPALKDIQEKIYPSKKIDEIEEDLRNIRVSGEIMEAFGNKILFEMCPTCNKRVIWEEDTYVCEVCGEEVENPEYLMIISILLEDDTGTIRTTFFRQAAEDLLGISTKEAEEIIDKTGDEGSLEEKVVELVGRQIKIIADAGFDEYNEEVRLNAKKVLEIKI